One genomic window of Legionella jordanis includes the following:
- a CDS encoding BON domain-containing protein yields the protein MSKVKMRIVEGVVYLSGQLDSHSDYEKVIILVESTKGIKDVNAEELQVQGQEQSLTDCYLTAKVKGALIREDIFGKDICSWPLIIHSENGRVLLSGSVNSIKQKESILRVVKEVHGVAQIEDELQLISCPKDG from the coding sequence ATGAGTAAAGTAAAAATGAGAATTGTCGAGGGCGTTGTTTATTTGTCAGGCCAACTGGATTCCCATAGCGATTATGAAAAAGTCATTATTTTGGTTGAATCCACAAAAGGTATTAAAGACGTTAATGCCGAGGAACTACAAGTTCAAGGCCAGGAGCAATCCTTAACCGACTGCTACCTCACAGCTAAAGTGAAAGGGGCATTGATACGGGAAGATATTTTTGGGAAAGACATTTGCTCTTGGCCTTTAATCATTCACAGTGAGAATGGGCGAGTCCTTTTATCAGGTTCTGTTAATTCTATCAAACAGAAGGAATCCATCCTGCGAGTCGTCAAAGAAGTTCATGGTGTAGCTCAAATTGAAGATGAGTTGCAATTGATTTCATGCCCTAAAGACGGTTAG
- a CDS encoding EamA family transporter: protein MNLSAWYYPSLVALFLYGAWGYWGTRASTFINPLSITFYSSLGVLISGVIALVLLDFKLEFSARGGFYGFLNGLANGIACIFFIVALRRGPAMPVVLITSMYPLITLLFSVIFLKQGLTLKQSLGMLFAILSLIFFASES from the coding sequence ATGAATTTAAGCGCTTGGTATTACCCGTCTCTGGTGGCGTTATTTCTCTATGGGGCCTGGGGGTATTGGGGCACAAGAGCCTCCACGTTCATTAACCCCCTGTCAATTACTTTCTATTCCAGCCTGGGAGTTTTAATTTCTGGCGTGATTGCTTTGGTTCTCCTTGATTTCAAATTGGAATTTTCAGCGCGCGGCGGCTTTTACGGTTTTCTAAACGGTTTGGCCAATGGTATTGCCTGTATTTTTTTTATCGTGGCTTTGCGAAGAGGTCCAGCAATGCCAGTGGTTCTAATAACGTCCATGTACCCGCTAATTACTCTTCTTTTTTCAGTAATTTTTTTAAAGCAGGGTTTAACCTTAAAGCAAAGCTTAGGAATGTTATTCGCCATTCTTTCATTAATTTTTTTTGCAAGTGAAAGTTGA
- a CDS encoding serine hydrolase domain-containing protein, whose translation MSFAKLLFDKSRAPFIFLLLIFLALTGFTAETTTEQKIDHLIQTYMKQHAIPGLALAVIMNGKPFILKGYGYGNVQTHKPVTTQTLFALGSISKVLTAFAVMKLVQEDKVHLDDSILTYIPDAPPSWQEVNISQLLSHSSGIPQYHGPHLPWQQLWETMAAKAMQFSPGTSVRYNNFAYIVLGRVIEKVSQQSLENYLQYSMFKPLNMMQTGFPVLLFPSGLASGYRSREGSILPNANQTPWLQMWGSGGIVSNIIDMAKWDMAITAEELLSPSSYRRMWMPVFLKNGQPAGHKDWAWSLGGWQVSYRHGKLVAFKNGAIRGYSSWMVRHIDDHLSIILLTNSNKVPLQRIAEQIYQLMNLQH comes from the coding sequence ATGTCTTTCGCCAAATTGCTCTTTGATAAGAGCCGAGCACCCTTTATTTTTCTTCTGCTGATTTTCTTAGCACTCACTGGGTTTACGGCTGAAACGACAACTGAGCAAAAAATTGACCACCTTATCCAGACCTATATGAAGCAACATGCAATTCCTGGATTGGCTCTCGCAGTGATTATGAATGGCAAGCCCTTTATTTTAAAAGGCTATGGGTATGGGAATGTGCAAACGCATAAACCTGTGACTACCCAAACTTTGTTTGCATTGGGATCCATATCGAAAGTACTCACAGCTTTTGCTGTTATGAAGTTGGTACAAGAAGATAAAGTTCACCTCGATGACTCCATATTAACGTATATCCCTGACGCTCCCCCATCTTGGCAAGAGGTGAATATAAGCCAGCTGCTGTCTCATAGCAGCGGCATACCTCAATACCACGGTCCTCATTTACCATGGCAACAGCTCTGGGAAACCATGGCGGCCAAAGCGATGCAGTTTAGCCCTGGTACATCCGTGCGATATAATAATTTTGCATACATTGTGCTGGGTCGGGTAATTGAGAAAGTAAGCCAACAAAGTCTTGAGAATTATCTTCAATACAGCATGTTTAAACCTCTTAACATGATGCAAACTGGTTTCCCTGTATTATTATTTCCATCAGGTTTGGCATCAGGTTACCGCTCACGCGAAGGCAGCATTCTCCCCAATGCGAATCAAACTCCCTGGTTGCAAATGTGGGGCTCTGGGGGAATCGTCTCAAACATTATTGACATGGCTAAATGGGACATGGCAATCACCGCCGAGGAGCTATTAAGTCCTTCAAGTTATCGACGAATGTGGATGCCCGTTTTCCTTAAAAATGGCCAACCTGCTGGTCATAAAGATTGGGCTTGGTCTTTGGGAGGTTGGCAAGTTTCATACCGCCATGGAAAACTGGTGGCATTTAAAAATGGAGCCATACGTGGTTATAGCAGTTGGATGGTACGTCATATTGACGACCACCTCAGTATTATTCTGTTAACCAACAGCAATAAAGTGCCCTTGCAAAGAATTGCAGAGCAGATTTATCAATTGATGAATCTGCAACATTGA
- a CDS encoding trimeric intracellular cation channel family protein, whose protein sequence is MLLHYLFIMGICVEAITGAIAAGRKKMDFFGVMLIACVAALGGGTVRDVLFNTYPLTWVAHPEYLIYTSAFAFITIFLAHSFVRIMKVFLIFDALGLSAFVILGTQKILENGFSPGIAIISGMATGICGGMLRDILCNDIPLVLRKELYAIIALAGALLFITLSHFHVPHNLNIIITLIAIFATRLWAISFHIEIPKFDYSKSLRKSRRKSV, encoded by the coding sequence ATGCTGTTACATTATCTTTTTATCATGGGGATCTGTGTCGAAGCAATCACAGGCGCCATTGCCGCGGGACGAAAAAAAATGGATTTCTTTGGGGTGATGTTGATTGCTTGTGTTGCCGCACTTGGTGGGGGCACTGTTCGGGATGTGCTATTTAACACTTATCCATTAACCTGGGTGGCTCATCCAGAGTATCTGATTTATACCTCGGCTTTTGCATTCATCACTATTTTCCTGGCCCATTCATTTGTGCGCATCATGAAAGTTTTTCTCATTTTTGATGCCCTAGGCTTATCCGCTTTTGTTATCCTTGGAACCCAAAAAATTTTAGAAAACGGCTTTTCACCAGGAATTGCCATCATCAGTGGGATGGCCACAGGAATTTGTGGGGGAATGTTGAGGGATATTCTGTGTAATGATATTCCCTTGGTACTTCGAAAAGAGTTATACGCGATAATTGCTTTAGCTGGAGCCTTACTGTTTATCACTCTCAGTCATTTTCACGTGCCCCATAATTTAAACATCATTATCACCTTAATTGCTATTTTCGCCACCCGTCTTTGGGCTATTTCTTTCCACATTGAAATACCAAAATTCGATTACTCAAAGAGTTTAAGGAAAAGTCGACGTAAGTCGGTCTAG
- a CDS encoding peptidylprolyl isomerase → MIVIRTSKGDIHVQLDEENTPLTAENFLNYVREGFYDNTIFHRVIDGFMIQGGGLTADMRQKSTQSPVKNEAKSAKPNKRGTIAMARTMDPHSATSQFFINVADNAFLNFTGEHAQGYGYCVFGEVVDGMDVVDAIVKVKTGQRMGHADVPVEDIVIHEIREE, encoded by the coding sequence ATGATTGTAATTCGTACTTCAAAGGGCGATATCCATGTGCAGCTTGATGAAGAAAATACGCCATTGACTGCCGAAAACTTTCTCAATTATGTTCGCGAAGGTTTTTACGACAATACTATTTTTCATCGCGTCATAGACGGATTTATGATTCAAGGGGGCGGGTTAACAGCAGACATGAGACAAAAATCCACTCAATCTCCCGTTAAAAACGAAGCAAAATCTGCCAAACCTAATAAACGTGGCACCATTGCTATGGCTCGCACCATGGATCCTCATTCGGCTACTTCTCAATTTTTTATTAACGTTGCAGACAATGCTTTCCTCAACTTCACCGGTGAACATGCGCAAGGTTATGGGTACTGCGTATTTGGTGAGGTAGTGGACGGTATGGATGTTGTGGATGCGATTGTTAAAGTTAAAACCGGACAACGCATGGGGCATGCCGATGTGCCAGTGGAGGATATTGTCATTCACGAAATTCGCGAAGAGTAA
- the tgt gene encoding tRNA guanosine(34) transglycosylase Tgt, translating into MNKPFSCEVLKSHAASKARVTQVTTPHGAFITPTFMPVGTRAGVNNMTPKELKEAGSQIILGGNTYHMLCAPGMEVIKEAGGMHEFMAWHGPMLTDSGGFQVFSLSKNKEICSIDEEGAHFRLPGSERLIHMTPEMSLETQKIIGADIIMAFDQCTPDDCSRDEVQKIMARTHRWLKQSVAYHQQHPTSLYGLPQALFGIIQGGIYEDLRKESAHFIASMNTDGLAIGGETIGFDMKKTVEVISWVRPFLPENKVRYSMGVGMSPQDLLDVVAEGIDIFDCVAPTRNARHGALYCGEVVRDGKWLKFESPFENERIQIKKACFAHDLEPIMASCLCYTCQHYSRAFLHHLSKQKANLFTALASIHNIHVMHDVCAKMRDLILAE; encoded by the coding sequence ATGAATAAGCCATTTAGTTGTGAAGTTTTGAAAAGCCACGCAGCAAGCAAAGCCCGTGTGACCCAAGTAACTACCCCTCATGGAGCATTTATAACACCCACTTTTATGCCGGTTGGGACCCGTGCTGGTGTGAATAATATGACTCCAAAAGAATTAAAAGAAGCAGGCAGCCAAATTATTCTTGGGGGGAATACCTACCATATGCTTTGCGCGCCCGGAATGGAGGTTATCAAAGAGGCGGGAGGAATGCATGAGTTTATGGCTTGGCATGGCCCCATGTTAACGGACAGCGGTGGTTTTCAGGTATTTAGTCTTTCCAAGAATAAAGAAATTTGCAGCATTGATGAAGAGGGAGCACATTTTCGCTTACCTGGAAGCGAGCGCCTGATTCATATGACACCAGAAATGTCTTTAGAAACACAAAAAATAATCGGTGCTGATATCATCATGGCTTTTGATCAATGCACTCCAGATGATTGCAGCCGTGATGAAGTGCAAAAAATTATGGCTAGAACTCACCGTTGGTTAAAACAATCGGTTGCCTACCATCAGCAACATCCAACTTCTCTCTATGGATTGCCTCAAGCCTTATTCGGTATTATCCAGGGTGGCATTTATGAAGACTTGCGCAAGGAAAGCGCTCATTTCATTGCTTCGATGAATACCGACGGATTGGCAATTGGCGGAGAAACCATTGGCTTTGATATGAAAAAAACGGTTGAAGTCATCAGCTGGGTTCGACCTTTTCTTCCAGAAAATAAGGTTCGTTATAGCATGGGGGTGGGTATGTCCCCACAGGATTTGTTGGATGTAGTCGCTGAAGGGATTGATATTTTTGATTGCGTAGCTCCAACGCGAAATGCTCGTCACGGCGCGCTCTATTGCGGGGAAGTGGTGCGCGATGGAAAGTGGCTAAAATTTGAAAGTCCTTTTGAAAATGAGCGCATTCAAATTAAAAAAGCTTGTTTTGCCCATGACTTAGAACCAATTATGGCCAGCTGTCTATGTTATACTTGCCAACATTATTCAAGAGCTTTTTTGCACCATTTGTCAAAACAAAAAGCCAATTTATTTACCGCATTGGCCAGCATCCACAATATCCATGTAATGCATGATGTTTGTGCTAAAATGCGCGACTTGATTCTAGCCGAATAA
- a CDS encoding disulfide bond formation protein B yields MIKLKYKYWQILLSIVTFFVLSSSFYFQYVKGLQPCPLCLMQRFCVILLMLVTLSALGIHSLKLSKILTSLQIVLALSGLFFASRQLWLQSLPSQEVPACMPQLDILIRYFPWNDVLHALFWGAGDCAEISWKWLGLSMAGWSSLYFLFMLLTGIMLIVQLNKGKFHPDCALFV; encoded by the coding sequence ATGATTAAATTGAAATACAAATACTGGCAAATTTTGCTGAGCATAGTGACCTTTTTTGTTTTGTCATCTTCTTTTTATTTCCAGTATGTCAAGGGATTGCAACCTTGTCCTTTGTGCTTGATGCAACGATTTTGTGTTATTTTGCTAATGCTCGTCACCCTAAGTGCACTGGGCATTCATTCACTAAAATTATCAAAAATTTTAACTTCGCTGCAAATAGTATTGGCTTTGAGTGGGTTATTTTTCGCATCAAGACAACTCTGGTTGCAATCTTTGCCTAGTCAGGAGGTCCCAGCTTGCATGCCGCAACTGGATATACTCATTCGTTATTTTCCCTGGAATGATGTACTTCATGCGCTTTTTTGGGGAGCTGGTGATTGTGCAGAAATCAGTTGGAAATGGTTAGGCTTGTCCATGGCGGGGTGGTCGAGTCTTTATTTCTTATTTATGCTGTTAACTGGGATTATGTTGATTGTTCAGTTAAATAAAGGAAAATTTCATCCAGATTGCGCTTTATTTGTATAA
- a CDS encoding c-type cytochrome, which yields MYFSFFLMLLLSTSTLYASEDFDRQQIEQRIKPVGQVNIEGGQKSSAKQQTAPAEQKKTAANEPPGKATYEKYCSTCHRDGIAGAPKLQSADWKPRLDAKKMDGLIASATKGLNAMPPKGTCAECSEEDLKQAIEYMLPKS from the coding sequence ATGTATTTTTCCTTTTTTTTGATGTTACTGTTGAGCACGTCAACTCTTTATGCGAGTGAAGATTTTGATCGGCAGCAAATTGAGCAAAGGATAAAACCAGTTGGGCAGGTTAATATTGAAGGGGGGCAGAAGAGTTCCGCTAAACAGCAAACCGCCCCTGCAGAACAGAAAAAAACCGCAGCCAACGAACCACCAGGCAAAGCCACTTATGAAAAATATTGCAGTACATGTCATCGGGATGGCATAGCTGGTGCACCTAAATTGCAATCGGCTGACTGGAAGCCACGCCTTGATGCTAAGAAAATGGATGGGCTTATCGCTTCGGCAACAAAAGGGTTGAATGCTATGCCACCTAAGGGTACCTGTGCTGAATGCAGTGAGGAAGATCTTAAACAAGCTATTGAATATATGCTGCCTAAATCATGA
- the cqsA gene encoding alpha-hydroxyketone-type quorum-sensing autoinducer synthase, giving the protein MLSYKNHPLNSCEAKTNSAAKCSVPSFIHSALQNYFEVRVQESWQGHHILKGKKPSNKALLFTSNDYLHISRHPNLIQAQIEVMQKHGNGQMQSPVFLTDDSLLADCEQQFADFTGFPACLLAQSGWCANIGLIQALAPRELPVYLDFYAHMSFWEGVKAARAKPIPFQHNSVSSLRKRLERYGSGIIAVDSVYSTTGTISPLREFVRLAKEYNCLLIVDESHSLGTHGSNGSGLVAELGLTQEVDIITASLAKAISGRGGLILGQDYLIELIRYTALPSIFSSTLLPHDLAGFRSALAIIATEEWRRQKLHSNARFLREALLAEGFNLRGSQSQIIPLIAGSEANTIWLRNELEKKDIHGAVFCSPATPKNNSLIRLSINSQHEYEQLSYVVDCLLQIRRSDLSLPLFTSYT; this is encoded by the coding sequence ATGTTGAGTTACAAAAATCATCCCCTAAACTCTTGCGAAGCAAAAACCAATTCAGCCGCAAAATGCAGCGTCCCTTCATTCATTCATTCTGCCCTCCAGAACTATTTTGAGGTCAGGGTCCAAGAATCTTGGCAAGGACATCATATTTTAAAAGGAAAAAAGCCCTCCAATAAGGCTTTGCTATTTACCAGCAATGATTATTTGCACATCAGCAGACATCCTAACTTGATTCAAGCTCAAATAGAAGTCATGCAAAAACATGGAAATGGGCAAATGCAGTCCCCTGTTTTTTTAACCGATGACAGTCTTTTAGCCGATTGTGAACAGCAGTTTGCAGATTTCACTGGCTTCCCCGCATGTTTGCTAGCTCAATCTGGATGGTGCGCCAATATAGGTTTAATACAGGCATTAGCGCCGCGTGAGTTGCCGGTATATCTGGATTTTTATGCCCATATGTCCTTTTGGGAAGGGGTAAAAGCAGCACGCGCAAAACCCATCCCCTTTCAGCATAATTCAGTAAGCTCATTGAGGAAACGGTTAGAACGCTATGGCTCTGGAATTATTGCCGTAGATTCGGTTTACAGCACCACTGGAACCATTTCCCCTTTGAGAGAATTTGTAAGACTAGCCAAGGAATACAATTGCTTGCTGATAGTTGATGAGTCCCATTCTTTGGGAACTCATGGTTCAAACGGTAGTGGCCTGGTAGCAGAATTGGGTTTAACGCAAGAGGTCGATATCATCACTGCCAGTCTTGCGAAAGCAATCTCCGGACGAGGAGGATTAATTCTTGGTCAGGATTATTTAATTGAATTAATTCGTTATACCGCCTTGCCGAGCATATTTAGTTCGACATTACTCCCCCATGATTTAGCAGGATTTCGCAGTGCTTTAGCCATCATTGCCACGGAAGAATGGCGACGGCAAAAGTTGCATAGTAATGCCCGCTTTTTACGTGAAGCATTATTGGCAGAAGGCTTTAATCTGCGAGGAAGCCAATCCCAAATTATTCCTCTCATTGCCGGTAGCGAGGCTAATACCATATGGCTTCGAAATGAGTTGGAAAAGAAAGACATTCATGGGGCTGTATTTTGCTCACCAGCGACTCCCAAAAATAATAGCTTGATTCGCTTATCCATAAACAGCCAACACGAATATGAGCAACTTTCTTACGTAGTGGATTGCCTGTTGCAAATTAGAAGAAGCGATCTTTCACTTCCTTTATTTACCTCTTACACTTAA
- a CDS encoding response regulator, with protein MNHFSIPTCYFPSTALFVDDSRDFLLNFVLQLDEGLSFRVFDVPFEALDYIHQKRCELDMLSQRCLSEYTETKNCPLTNHTVNLDLAAIHAEIYNPRRFSEISVVVVDYAMPSMDGIEFCRRIGNKNIKKILLTGQADEKLAIEAFNEGLIHRYIQKSDPNVAELITKSISDLQLQYFQSMSEMIVRMLSVSSPSCLHDRKFAEFFWKLRQEKGIVEYYLADNSGSFLLLDEDANAHFLIVKNEADMRLHYDLALDNGASEEVLDQLASGEKIPCVWQAHSQSKDWGDWSSHLIPAKRLISAETYFYAYAKGPVLFDIHTNKILSYHHHLEELDAQELLLEA; from the coding sequence ATGAACCATTTTTCCATACCCACTTGTTATTTTCCGAGTACGGCTTTGTTTGTGGATGATAGCCGGGATTTTCTACTTAATTTCGTGTTGCAATTGGATGAAGGATTATCATTTAGAGTATTCGATGTTCCCTTTGAAGCGCTAGACTATATCCATCAAAAACGTTGTGAATTGGATATGCTCAGCCAGCGCTGTCTCAGTGAATACACTGAGACAAAAAATTGCCCTTTAACCAATCACACTGTAAATTTGGATTTAGCGGCCATTCATGCGGAAATTTATAATCCTCGACGATTTTCTGAAATCTCGGTTGTTGTTGTGGACTATGCAATGCCCAGTATGGATGGCATTGAGTTTTGTCGGCGTATAGGCAACAAAAATATAAAAAAAATCCTTCTGACTGGCCAGGCTGATGAAAAATTAGCGATTGAAGCCTTTAATGAGGGACTTATTCATCGTTATATTCAAAAAAGTGATCCGAATGTGGCTGAATTGATCACAAAAAGCATCTCAGATCTTCAGTTGCAGTATTTTCAATCCATGTCGGAAATGATCGTTCGTATGTTATCGGTCAGTTCACCCAGTTGCCTTCATGATAGGAAATTTGCTGAATTTTTTTGGAAATTGCGCCAAGAAAAAGGAATTGTCGAGTATTACTTGGCTGATAATTCAGGCAGCTTTTTATTATTGGATGAAGATGCCAATGCCCATTTTCTTATTGTCAAAAATGAGGCGGATATGCGCTTGCATTATGATTTGGCTTTAGATAATGGGGCTAGTGAAGAAGTACTGGATCAATTAGCGAGCGGTGAAAAAATTCCCTGCGTATGGCAAGCTCATAGTCAATCGAAAGACTGGGGAGATTGGTCAAGCCATTTAATTCCTGCAAAACGCCTGATTTCTGCGGAAACTTATTTTTATGCCTATGCCAAGGGTCCAGTTTTATTTGATATTCACACAAATAAAATTCTTTCCTACCATCATCACTTGGAAGAATTGGATGCACAAGAGTTGCTTTTGGAAGCTTAA